Proteins encoded in a region of the Excalfactoria chinensis isolate bCotChi1 chromosome 16, bCotChi1.hap2, whole genome shotgun sequence genome:
- the LOC140259804 gene encoding disintegrin and metalloproteinase domain-containing protein 21-like, protein MEMLVPWVAPLRCFSSVLRVVSWLQAPGTALLFRLGVWVVLGALLLPEAGGHHPPPGYAVHEIIRPRKLVSAVGRSAQEEVSYIIRVEGKDRIVRLMQTRGLVVNNLPLITYSPGGMRVVEQPHVPEGCYHLGYVEGSPGSMAALSTCAGLRGQLKIGNLSYGIEPVPGSLTFQHLLYRREKSWDKFSTCGLTDIVMRKQPSWRWAKKPLGKQSLYQRLQHTRYVEIFVVVDHQLFSFQGSNETSVMFLVIDTINLSEIHYYPLKIRICLIGLEIWTRGNLIRYSPDIEEVLNNFNDWGNRHLSRRMKYDIAHLFTYTDFGLIVGLAYVGSICYPGYQSALVSYIREDFEIFATIFTHELGHNLGMEHDRKECYCGNAKCYMTGGSLDGAKAFSSCSVQSYLDLLRRGDGNCLNNIPELNRLFYFKTCGNKVIDEGEQCDCGGIHDCRGDPCCFHNCRLRPGAVCSVGQCCQKCRFHPSGHKCRSEADECDLPEYCNGTSEWCPKDLHMHDGTPCSDNGYCYGGKCASHDKLCKKVFGGEARGAPESCFKQQNMKGDRFGNCGGDGNEVAFVECKPQNALCGRLQCVNVKKTAFLEKSETIIQTPGPEDWCWGTAHHASIDTPDIGGGIDGTKCGPKKICINKTCTDAAVRTKCDAKALCKGKGVCNNLEHCHCEAGWAPPYCQFHGLGGSVDSGPPPALMISMAEAIHDKAFGTAIGITVLVAFVLVAFLIAVIKYVNTVIALFSTSSSIETSETPENEEQNLEEEEENKV, encoded by the coding sequence ATGGAGATGCTGGTGCCATGGGTGGCCCCTTTGAGgtgcttttcctctgttttgagGGTGGTGAGTTGGCTCCAGGCCCCTGGGACAGCACTGCTCTTCAGGCTGGGGGTCTGGGTGGTGCTGGGGGCTCTTCTCCTTCCTGAGGCAGGCGGCCATCACCCACCACCCGGTTATGCTGTCCATGAGATCATCCGGCCGAGGAAACTGGTCTCAGCAGTAGGCAGGTCGGCACAGGAAGAAGTGTCCTACATCATCAGGGTGGAGGGTAAAGACCGCATCGTCCGCCTCATGCAGACACGAGGACTGGTGGTGAACAACCTCCCGCTCATCACCTACAGCCCCGGTGGGATGAGGGTAGTGGAGCAGCCCCATGTCCCCGAGGGCTGCTACCACCTGGGTTATGTGGAGGGCAGTCCTGGCTccatggcagcactgagcacctgTGCGGGGCTGAGGGGACAGCTGAAGATTGGGAACCTGAGCTATGGCATCGAGCCTGTGCCGGGCTCCCTGACCTTCCAGCACCTTCTCTATCGACGAGAGAAGAGCTGGGACAAGTTCTCGACATGTGGCTTGACTGACATAGTGATGCGAAAGCAACCAAGCTGGAGGTGGGCAAAAAAGCCCTTAGGGAAGCAAAGCTTGTatcagaggctgcagcacaccAGATACGTCGAGATATTTGTCGTGGTAGACCAccagctgttttccttccaagGGAGCAATGAAACCTCTGTGATGTTTCTGGTTATAGATACAATCAATTTATCAGAAATACATTATTATCCTCTGAAGATCCGCATCTGCCTAATTGGGCTGGAGATCTGGACACGCGGCAACCTCATCAGGTACAGCCCAGATATAGAAGAAGTTCTTAACAATTTTAATGACTGGGGAAATAGGCACCTTTCCCGTCGGATGAAATACGACATTGCACATCTATTCACTTACACAGACTTTGGACTCATTGTTGGGCTGGCATACGTAGGCAGCATCTGCTACCCCGGCTATCAGTCAGCTCTTGTATCTTACATAAGAGAAGATTTTGAGATCTTTGCAACTATTTTTACGCATGAGCTGGGTCACAACCTGGGGATGGAGCACGATAGAAAGGAGTGTTATTGTGGAAATGCCAAGTGCTACATGACAGGAGGTTCACTCGACGGTGCCAAggctttcagcagctgcagcgTTCAGAGCTATTTAGACCTGCTCAGGAGAGGGGACGGCAACTGCTTAAACAACATCCCCGAGCTTAACAGATTGTTCTATTTTAAGACCTGTGGCAACAAAGTGATAGATGAGGGAGAGCAATGCGACTGCGGGGGGATTCATGACTGCCGAGGCGATCCCTGCTGCTTCCATAACTGCAGGTTGAGGCCGGGTGCTGTCTGCTCTGTTGGGCAGTGCTGTCAGAAGTGCCGCTTTCACCCTTCAGGACACAAATGCAGGTCAGAGGCAGACGAGTGTGACTTGCCTGAGTATTGCAATGGGACTTCCGAGTGGTGCCCAAAGGATTTGCACATGCACGATGGGACGCCCTGCAGTGACAATGGTTATTGCTACGGTGGGAAATGTGCGTCCCATGACAAACTATGCAAAAAAGTCTTTGGGGGTGAAGCTCGGGGTGCTCCAGAAAGTTGCTTCAAACAGCAGAACATGAAAGGGGATCGATTCGGCAACTGCGGTGGCGATGGGAATGAAGTTGCTTTTGTGGAATGTAAGCCCCAAAATGCCCTGTgtggaaggctgcagtgtgtgAATGTAAAGAAGACAGCCTTTCTGGAGAAGTCTGAAACCATCATTCAGACGCCAGGACCAGAGGACTGGTGCTGGGGCACAGCCCACCACGCTAGCATAGATACACCCGATATCGGAGGAGGAATTGACGGCACCAAATGTGGTCCAAAGAAGATCTGTATTAACAAGACATGCACAGATGCTGCCGTCAGAACCAAGTGTGATGCAAAGGCTTTGTGCAAAGGGAAGGGAGTCTGCAACAACCTTGAGCACTGCCACTGCGAAGCTGGCTGGGCCCCCCCCTACTGCCAGTTCCATGGACTTGGGGGCAGTGTGGACAGTGgccccccaccagctctcaTGATCTCCATGGCAGAGGCTATCCATGATAAAGCTTTTGGGACTGCGATAGGAATCACTGTTCTCGTTGCCTTCGTTCTCGTTGCTTTCCTCATTGCTGTCATCAAATACGTTAATACAGTAATTGCACTTTTCAGTACAAGTTCATCCATAGAGACATCTGAGACTCCTGAAAACGAGGAGCAGAAtttggaagaagaagaagagaacaaagtttaa